Proteins encoded in a region of the Lathamus discolor isolate bLatDis1 chromosome Z, bLatDis1.hap1, whole genome shotgun sequence genome:
- the LOC136005336 gene encoding protein unc-13 homolog C-like has product MQTSSERKGRVSEGQDLSSLSVTMSWREVAERQDYFFQETPTTYKSRRRQSKDRSADVVDYIVKELQGISRIQTEIAELREHLTLIKGSVDEVSSCVDTVLSEIEGLQSGSTSKTQGTHARESSKEAHKEEPVLYFYGIPEEDGENTLELICNFLSEYHCFNGIQYSKYIKDAYRSNTGTGKPLTPRPVVVKLVSCEQRDFILQKSALLQSSGVRVATSEEQKHKSGQRGHKTESVSSPSGFKKNHRSSADPDGGGHLRTDSGQVKNKSTSKKTQCVGERLDSVQKSTLTKKSNLVPESGKEAQPISCSEQPSEDSDVHQALHESLQNPQVSSLTKSSDGNYCCSSDSSGHASQISASSNSSEHKLDTESITENCSSLLDKDEGITTEEIEIDGDTPCKLSSAEKADIQREDVSSGVTTISYDHTTDEMADSSDSLKDMIQMDLNDQDPTDQVCSAGGVSQTGDKRF; this is encoded by the exons ATGCAGACCTCTTCTGAAAGAAAGGGCAGAGTGTCTGAGGGGCAGGACCTTTCTTCCCTGAGTGTTACCATGAGCTGGAGGGAGGTAGCTGAAAGGCAGGATTACTTTTTCCAGGAAACCCCCACCACATACAAGAGTCGTAGACGGCAATCAAAAGATCGCTCAGCTGACGTGGTTGATTATATTGTTAAAGAGCTCCAGGGAATAAGTCGCATCCAGACAGAGATTGCAGAGCTCCGGGAGCATCTCACCTTGATAAAAGGCTCTGTGGATGAAGTCTCCAGCTGCGTGGACACAGTCTTGAGCGAGATAGAAGGCCTGCAAAGTGGTTCCACGAGCAAAACCCAGGGTACACATGCTCGGGAGTCAAGTAAGGAGGCACACAAGGAAGAACCAGTATTGTATTTTTATGGCATCCCAGAAGAAGATGGTGAAAACACGCTAGAGCTTATCTGTAACTTCTTGTCTGAATATCACTGTTTCAATGGTATCCAGTACAGTAAGTATATAAAAGATGCTTATAGATCAAATACTGGAACAGGCAAGCCACTAACGCCAAGACCAGTAGTTGTGAAACTTGTCAGTTGTGAACAGAGAGactttattttacagaagtCTGCCCTTCTGCAAAGCTCAGGGGTCCGGGTTGCTACCAGTGAAGAGCAGAAGCATAAGAGTGGCCAAAGGGGCCACAAAACAGAGTCAGTCTCTTCACCGTCTGGCTTCAAGAAGAACCATCGCAGCTCAGCGGATCCTGATGGAGGTGGGCACCTTCGAACGGACTCAGGCCAGGTTAAGAATAAAAGCACGAGCAAGAAAACACAGTGTGTAGGGGAGAGACTTGATTCTGTGCAGAAATCAACCTTGACTAAGAAAAGCAACTTGGTACCTGAAAGTGGGAAGGAAGCACAACCAATAAGCTGCAGTGAGCAGCCTTCAGAGGACAGTGATGTTCACCAGGCCCTTCATGAATCTCTGCAAAACCCGCAGGTGAGCAGTTTGACCAAATCAAGTGATGGAAATTACTGCTGCTCATCTGACTCTTCAGGCCATGCAAGCCAGATATCTGCTTCAAGCAATAGCAGCGAGCACAAGCTTGACACTGAAAGTATTACTGAGAATTGTTCTTCCCTTCTAGATAAAGATGAAGGGATAACCACAGAAGAGATTGAAATAGATGGTGATACCCCATGCAAACTCTCCAGTGCGGAGAAAGCTGATATTCAAAGAGAAGATGTTTCTAGTGGGGTGACAACTATTAGCTATGATCATACAACAGATGAAATGGCTGATAGTAGCGACAGTTTGAAGGATATGATACAAATGGACCTGAATGATCAAGATCCAACTGATCAG GTCTGCTCTGCAGGTGGTGTTTCACAAACTGGAGACAAGCGATTCTGA